From a single Candidatus Brevundimonas phytovorans genomic region:
- a CDS encoding ABC-F family ATP-binding cassette domain-containing protein encodes MAARPPLVALKDVRLQDGQRPLFDGVDLAVEPRSRAALVGRNGAGKSTLMKIVMGLIEQDSGDRSVQAGTRFAYVPQEPDVKGDTLLDYASSGGAERWTAESWLATFGLDPEKPAVGLSGGETRRAALAKAFAEEPDVLMLDEPTNHLDILAIELLENELVQARFAVLVVSHDRAFLNKVTNTVHWLENRRVRTLNKGFNAFDEWSTKVMEEEAESLRRLSKTIERETATFYSSITARRSRNEGRARSLQALRAEHAERAKDQPRELYLGVDSGVTSGKLVADLKGVSKVFGDRVIFKPFTTRIIRGDRLAIVGPNGAGKTTLVKVLLGELAPDEGTVKLGSNLEPVYLDQSREGLKSDMTLWDALTPGGGDSIIVRGFSKHVAAYAKDFLFSEAQLRQPISTLSGGERNRLLLARALAKPANMLVLDEPTNDLDMDTLDKLEELLETYDGTLILVSHDRDFVDRLATSTIAMNGRGDIVETPGGWTDFIRQNPGFLQPGSNPRPQDKEAADEGARRVEKAEPSDRAPAKKPGKLSFKDAHRLKELEALLEALPGQIARQDAILADQSLYTRDPKAFDAAMKAADKARADLESAEMEWLELEEKKAALAG; translated from the coding sequence ATGGCTGCCAGACCCCCCCTCGTCGCACTTAAAGATGTCCGTCTCCAGGACGGTCAACGTCCCCTGTTCGACGGCGTCGATCTGGCGGTTGAACCGCGCAGCCGCGCCGCCCTGGTCGGGCGCAACGGCGCCGGCAAGTCGACCCTGATGAAGATCGTCATGGGCCTGATCGAGCAGGACTCGGGCGACCGCTCGGTCCAGGCCGGCACCCGCTTCGCCTATGTCCCGCAAGAGCCGGACGTGAAGGGCGACACCCTGCTGGACTACGCCTCGTCCGGCGGCGCCGAGCGCTGGACCGCCGAGAGCTGGCTGGCCACCTTCGGCCTCGACCCGGAAAAGCCCGCTGTCGGCCTGTCGGGCGGCGAGACGCGCCGCGCCGCCCTGGCCAAGGCCTTCGCCGAAGAACCCGACGTCCTGATGCTGGACGAGCCGACCAACCACCTCGACATCCTGGCCATCGAACTCCTGGAAAACGAACTGGTCCAGGCCCGCTTCGCCGTCCTCGTCGTCAGCCACGACCGCGCCTTCCTGAACAAGGTGACGAATACCGTCCACTGGCTGGAAAACCGCCGCGTCCGCACCCTGAACAAGGGCTTCAACGCCTTTGACGAATGGTCCACCAAGGTCATGGAGGAAGAGGCCGAATCCTTGCGCCGCCTGTCCAAGACCATCGAGCGCGAGACCGCGACCTTCTACTCCTCCATCACCGCGCGCCGCAGCCGCAACGAAGGCCGCGCCCGCTCCCTGCAAGCCCTCCGCGCCGAACACGCCGAACGGGCCAAGGACCAACCGCGCGAGCTCTATCTCGGCGTCGATTCCGGCGTGACCTCGGGCAAGCTGGTCGCCGACCTCAAGGGCGTGTCCAAGGTCTTTGGCGACCGCGTCATCTTCAAGCCCTTCACCACCCGCATCATCCGCGGCGACCGGCTGGCCATCGTCGGCCCCAACGGCGCGGGCAAGACCACCCTGGTCAAGGTGCTGCTGGGCGAACTGGCCCCCGACGAGGGCACGGTCAAACTCGGCTCCAACCTGGAACCCGTCTATCTGGATCAGTCGCGCGAGGGGCTGAAGTCGGACATGACCCTGTGGGACGCCCTGACGCCGGGCGGCGGCGACAGCATCATCGTGCGCGGCTTCTCCAAGCACGTCGCCGCCTACGCCAAGGACTTCCTCTTCTCCGAGGCCCAGCTGCGTCAGCCGATCTCGACCCTGTCGGGCGGCGAGCGCAACCGCCTGCTGCTGGCCCGCGCCCTGGCCAAGCCCGCCAACATGCTGGTTCTCGACGAACCGACCAACGACCTCGACATGGACACCCTCGACAAGCTGGAAGAGCTGCTCGAGACCTATGACGGCACCCTGATCCTGGTGTCGCACGACCGCGACTTCGTCGACCGTCTGGCCACCTCCACCATCGCCATGAACGGGCGCGGCGACATCGTCGAAACCCCGGGCGGCTGGACCGACTTCATCCGTCAGAACCCCGGCTTCCTCCAGCCCGGCTCAAATCCGCGCCCGCAGGACAAGGAGGCCGCCGACGAAGGGGCGCGTCGGGTCGAGAAGGCGGAGCCTTCTGACCGCGCCCCCGCAAAAAAGCCCGGCAAGCTGTCGTTCAAGGACGCCCACCGGCTGAAAGAACTGGAAGCCCTGCTGGAAGCCCTGCCCGGCCAGATCGCCAGGCAGGACGCCATCCTGGCCGACCAGTCCCTCTACACCCGCGACCCCAAGGCCTTCGACGCCGCTATGAAGGCCGCCGACAAGGCGCGCGCCGACCTCGAATCCGCCGAGATGGAATGGCTGGAACTGGAAGAGAAGAAGGCCGCCCTGGCGGGCTGA
- the rsgA gene encoding ribosome small subunit-dependent GTPase A, producing the protein MIEQYGWSDLLAAAFAPHARAGHTPGRVVLQQRDGYLVVTDAGEVRAKASGRLLHEAKELGHPAVGDWVALSQNPQERTATIHAILPRRTAFVRRAAHSTRGLQIIAANIDVAFIVTSMNADLNPRRIQRYLAAAWQSGARPVVVLTKSDLSDAPQAVADDLAAQIAALETGCPMLLVSAREGVGLEALLSEVKPGETCVLIGSSGVGKSTLVNAFLSEDRMATQAIRESDDQGRHTTSHRELIRLPGGGMIVDTPGIREVGLIDAEEGVNAAFDDIENLPQDCKFSDCSHANEPGCAVRAALESGALDPDRWAHFQKLKLELAAAEEKADRVAKDAERRRLAGLQKHYRATKRNDRGLRD; encoded by the coding sequence TTGATCGAACAGTATGGATGGTCCGACCTGCTGGCGGCGGCCTTTGCGCCGCACGCGCGTGCGGGCCACACCCCCGGCCGGGTCGTGCTGCAGCAGCGTGACGGCTATCTGGTCGTCACGGATGCGGGCGAGGTGCGGGCCAAGGCGTCCGGTCGTCTCCTGCATGAGGCCAAGGAGCTGGGCCACCCCGCGGTGGGCGACTGGGTGGCGCTGTCGCAGAATCCGCAGGAACGCACGGCCACCATCCACGCCATCCTGCCGCGCCGCACCGCCTTTGTCCGCCGGGCGGCGCACAGCACGCGCGGCCTGCAGATCATCGCCGCCAACATCGACGTGGCCTTTATCGTCACCTCGATGAACGCCGACCTTAATCCGCGTCGGATCCAGCGCTATCTCGCCGCCGCCTGGCAGAGCGGAGCCAGGCCCGTGGTGGTGCTGACCAAGTCCGACCTCAGCGACGCCCCTCAGGCGGTGGCCGACGACCTGGCCGCCCAGATCGCCGCCCTGGAGACCGGCTGTCCGATGCTGCTGGTCTCGGCGCGTGAGGGCGTGGGGCTGGAGGCCCTGCTGTCCGAGGTCAAACCTGGCGAGACCTGCGTCCTGATCGGCTCGTCCGGCGTCGGCAAGTCCACCCTGGTCAACGCCTTCCTGAGCGAGGACCGGATGGCGACCCAGGCCATTCGCGAGTCGGACGACCAGGGACGCCACACCACCAGCCATCGCGAGCTGATCCGTCTGCCCGGCGGCGGCATGATCGTGGACACGCCCGGCATCCGCGAAGTCGGCCTGATCGACGCCGAGGAGGGGGTCAACGCCGCCTTCGACGACATCGAGAACCTGCCCCAGGACTGCAAGTTCAGCGATTGCAGCCACGCCAACGAGCCGGGCTGCGCCGTGCGCGCGGCGCTGGAGAGCGGGGCGCTGGACCCCGACCGCTGGGCCCATTTCCAGAAGCTGAAGCTGGAGCTGGCGGCGGCGGAAGAGAAGGCGGACCGCGTGGCCAAGGACGCCGAGCGCCGCCGCCTGGCGGGGCTGCAGAAGCATTACCGCGCCACCAAGCGCAATGACCGGGGCCTGCGCGACTAA